A genomic stretch from Desulfotignum balticum DSM 7044 includes:
- a CDS encoding trypsin-like peptidase domain-containing protein, whose product MKKCTNPNCNEELGQDIRVCPYCGQALDTGPDRIDDYHILEFVGETATGSLYRARQEDSGAEVMLRVYAGEMPFTEEQARRIDAELNAVNALSDDAMVRHVAFRQSEQGQWYRVSEWIETASWGDLESSRFFRNPHNRREQVDLLIRMATPLHLLHESGRVMPGFSFDDLLLIRRKDGAWSVKLDYKIGPILSATSLPARSARLERHPDIQTNRHWEKRSDIWTLGRLMLELLVGTDDFDDPCKLLDDIYHRFDPVVLHRKLSGLLRSMVEEDLSRRTSSMAVVLENLQAITDDDIAKWNRFSKDPLKQKKSAMILKRRIGFAASLITLLVISLFFYQRWQTQKETERLVAQKTGQVLELIQDHRLNVDTAVQKSLSQFMVSLEETLPENRMAALADQYRKSIALVLVAGHLEINGKKEISRFGTGTAFLVSSDGYLLTNRHVVLPWDEMTITREDQEYTLEELMEMVRNNGDTVRLVHDVYLWFDGDRAFRTLSTGDALEDIFVLSTAYHNHASAGQKQVQIMGITPEPTQMDRLVMALSRTPDHDDVAVLRVSSVPEGAVPIPLGRSGSRTPIRSGEPVFAMGFPYGHQTIQGNTAISRQTNGTVTRIFEHAIAFDADIHGGNSGGPVIDQQGFAVGIATAINLGLSSMGIALPIQQAHHLLDAIHAGEPQWTGMPFYAFLKDLDLARKAALSGDSQQAAQIMTSLLNRASHPELYLWAGILSADSGRLTPEAKALLRKSLAMNPDNAFIQYLFYRDDFLEGIPSEQRAFREALCALDWRNPYELMGFLVRILEEETDADHAVTMGDTPVDQAFLHWAAADMIKTKEHPGSPDHRRYLHTASRLAPPETHPGFLIHAEMHQPHMAASAGSQPSTAPPTAPGQIDLQSLMSQFQGAAVNKVPQGQSASPPAPEPGILFESAFKHTIKGEWTTALQAVDQYLATPRWENANTLGMGLLKCQLIALQQDNTLARAALQQFIGQTRDPWYRTLAEHLLKNRPAEEIQPKASTLEETLVLATALGLQSEALGNPEQAIRHYNDGLETGLMNWAELQLCLGRREALREGGQAMTD is encoded by the coding sequence ATGAAAAAATGCACCAATCCAAACTGCAATGAAGAACTTGGCCAGGATATCCGTGTGTGCCCCTATTGCGGGCAGGCCCTGGATACTGGACCGGACCGGATCGATGATTACCATATCCTTGAATTTGTGGGTGAAACCGCCACGGGGTCACTGTATCGGGCCAGGCAGGAAGACAGCGGCGCAGAGGTGATGCTGCGGGTCTATGCCGGGGAGATGCCTTTTACAGAAGAGCAGGCCCGCCGCATCGATGCGGAATTAAATGCGGTCAACGCCCTTTCCGATGATGCAATGGTCCGGCATGTGGCTTTCCGGCAGTCTGAACAGGGTCAGTGGTACCGGGTCAGCGAGTGGATCGAAACCGCTTCCTGGGGCGATCTGGAGTCTTCCCGTTTTTTCCGGAACCCCCATAACCGCCGGGAGCAGGTGGATCTGCTCATCAGGATGGCAACCCCGCTGCACCTGCTCCATGAGAGCGGGCGGGTCATGCCGGGATTCTCCTTCGATGACCTGCTGTTGATCCGCCGGAAGGATGGGGCCTGGTCCGTGAAGCTGGACTACAAAATCGGCCCGATTCTGTCGGCAACATCCCTCCCTGCCCGATCCGCCCGGCTGGAAAGGCATCCGGATATCCAAACCAACCGTCACTGGGAAAAACGCAGTGACATCTGGACCCTGGGACGGCTCATGCTGGAACTGCTCGTTGGAACCGATGATTTCGATGACCCCTGCAAGCTGCTGGATGATATCTACCACCGCTTTGATCCTGTTGTCCTGCACCGCAAACTCAGTGGGCTTCTGCGGTCCATGGTGGAAGAAGACCTTTCCCGGCGGACCTCTTCCATGGCCGTGGTGCTCGAAAACCTCCAGGCCATCACGGATGATGACATTGCCAAATGGAACCGGTTTTCCAAAGATCCCCTGAAACAGAAAAAAAGCGCCATGATCCTGAAGCGGCGTATCGGTTTTGCCGCCAGCCTGATCACGCTCCTGGTGATCTCGCTGTTCTTTTACCAGCGCTGGCAGACCCAGAAGGAAACCGAGCGACTGGTGGCACAGAAAACCGGACAGGTGCTGGAACTGATCCAGGATCACCGCCTCAATGTCGATACCGCTGTACAGAAAAGCCTGTCACAGTTCATGGTTTCTTTAGAAGAGACGCTTCCGGAAAACCGGATGGCGGCCCTGGCCGACCAGTATCGCAAATCCATCGCCCTGGTCCTGGTGGCGGGACACCTGGAAATCAACGGAAAAAAAGAAATCAGCCGTTTCGGGACGGGCACCGCATTTCTGGTGTCTTCGGACGGATACCTGCTCACCAACCGGCATGTGGTGTTACCCTGGGATGAAATGACAATCACTCGGGAGGATCAGGAATATACCCTGGAAGAACTGATGGAAATGGTGCGCAATAACGGAGATACGGTACGGCTCGTTCATGATGTTTACCTGTGGTTTGATGGAGACCGGGCATTCCGCACCTTGTCGACAGGGGACGCGCTGGAAGATATTTTCGTGCTTTCCACCGCCTATCACAATCATGCTTCTGCCGGGCAAAAACAGGTACAGATCATGGGGATCACCCCTGAACCCACCCAGATGGACCGCCTGGTCATGGCCCTGTCCAGAACCCCGGACCATGATGACGTGGCCGTGCTGCGGGTATCGTCCGTGCCTGAGGGGGCCGTGCCCATTCCTTTGGGCCGATCCGGTTCACGCACACCCATCCGCAGCGGGGAACCGGTTTTTGCCATGGGATTTCCCTATGGCCATCAGACCATCCAGGGTAATACCGCCATCTCCCGGCAGACCAACGGCACGGTCACACGGATTTTCGAACATGCCATCGCCTTTGATGCAGATATCCATGGCGGCAACAGCGGCGGGCCGGTCATCGACCAGCAAGGGTTTGCCGTAGGCATTGCGACCGCCATCAATTTAGGACTCAGTTCCATGGGTATCGCTCTGCCCATCCAGCAGGCCCATCACCTCCTGGATGCCATCCATGCCGGTGAACCGCAATGGACCGGTATGCCCTTCTATGCGTTTCTCAAAGACCTGGACCTGGCCCGGAAAGCCGCCCTGTCCGGTGATTCACAACAGGCCGCACAAATCATGACATCCCTGCTGAATCGCGCCTCCCACCCGGAACTGTATCTGTGGGCCGGGATTCTTTCAGCAGATTCCGGCCGCCTGACCCCTGAAGCAAAAGCCTTGTTAAGAAAATCCCTGGCCATGAACCCGGATAATGCTTTTATTCAATATCTGTTTTACCGGGATGATTTTCTTGAAGGGATTCCTTCCGAACAGCGGGCGTTCCGGGAGGCCCTTTGCGCGCTGGACTGGCGAAATCCCTATGAGCTGATGGGTTTTCTGGTCCGGATCCTGGAAGAAGAAACGGATGCAGACCATGCCGTGACCATGGGGGACACCCCTGTGGATCAAGCGTTTTTACACTGGGCAGCCGCAGATATGATCAAAACCAAGGAGCACCCGGGATCTCCCGATCACCGCCGCTACCTGCACACCGCATCCCGGCTGGCCCCGCCAGAAACCCACCCGGGATTTCTCATCCATGCGGAAATGCACCAGCCCCATATGGCTGCATCCGCCGGCAGCCAACCTTCCACCGCTCCTCCGACTGCCCCCGGCCAGATCGATCTTCAAAGCCTGATGAGTCAATTCCAGGGAGCAGCCGTGAATAAGGTGCCCCAAGGCCAAAGCGCCTCCCCGCCTGCTCCTGAACCCGGGATACTGTTTGAATCGGCCTTCAAACACACGATCAAAGGAGAATGGACCACCGCCCTCCAGGCAGTGGATCAGTACCTGGCCACCCCCCGCTGGGAAAACGCCAACACCCTGGGCATGGGACTTCTGAAATGCCAGCTCATTGCTTTGCAGCAAGATAACACCTTAGCCCGGGCCGCCCTGCAACAGTTCATCGGACAGACCCGGGATCCCTGGTACCGGACCTTGGCCGAACATCTTCTGAAAAACAGGCCGGCAGAAGAGATTCAGCCCAAAGCATCCACCCTGGAAGAAACCCTGGTTCTGGCCACAGCCCTCGGGCTCCAGTCCGAAGCCTTGGGCAACCCTGAACAAGCGATCCGGCATTACAACGACGGACTGGAGACCGGCCTGATGAATTGGGCCGAACTGCAGCTTTGCCTGGGCCGCCGTGAGGCCCTCCGGGAGGGTGGACAGGCTATGACTGATTAG
- a CDS encoding toll/interleukin-1 receptor domain-containing protein: MSHKTFFSFSSQDSFVPSLLSRIRAQALDVWVYADEGEEIPGGKRIDKYLHDRVRSSSLFIPVVSKNSMKSVYTRMEVACALACQADTGLRIIPLVETSAVEIDVWPDPFSELRSIRYHEFNGKPGQHPQLENAVARICQDIAIPYVGIIADTPRLPLMQRVENELEHRVPRDKERANTLYFRLQDAVRRCKAGLADSDYVRAAKAMEYFIAMAENEYEGLPFYYPYVVRAVCLIALGRLPESAEQLTLLRSHPEQEETVFGMLGYIRQVQGLYAEAASLYREALNRDPDDPAAATGVVVNELFAGERGGDMRKACHVIKTGHYLSDDDRDQAQEALALGLAGIGESEQAAEILYKRASDPRASSSTSINLANVLVDMERYTAARNVLIEALQKCPDDAQLARHAMRFLMDTGQNQEAVSIAQKATELMPDCLDVWFERLVVQRRADLAEAFSTAEHLAGMLPKDKNDYYYTGYANWVLGRYERASYDLERSGELEGFETFDKPSF, encoded by the coding sequence ATGTCTCATAAAACATTTTTTTCATTTTCAAGTCAGGATTCTTTTGTTCCATCCCTGCTTTCACGTATACGAGCACAGGCACTGGATGTGTGGGTATATGCAGATGAAGGAGAAGAGATACCGGGCGGAAAACGGATCGATAAATACTTGCATGATCGGGTCCGCTCCAGTTCGTTATTCATTCCGGTTGTGAGCAAAAACAGCATGAAATCCGTCTACACCCGGATGGAAGTGGCATGTGCATTGGCCTGTCAAGCAGATACCGGCTTACGAATTATCCCCCTGGTCGAAACGTCAGCAGTGGAGATAGATGTTTGGCCTGACCCCTTTTCAGAACTGAGATCGATCCGATACCATGAATTCAATGGAAAACCTGGTCAGCATCCGCAACTTGAGAATGCCGTTGCCCGAATATGTCAGGATATTGCCATTCCGTATGTGGGCATCATTGCCGATACACCCCGGCTACCGCTCATGCAGCGGGTCGAGAACGAACTTGAACATCGGGTGCCCAGGGATAAAGAACGTGCCAACACACTGTACTTCCGGCTGCAGGATGCAGTAAGGCGGTGCAAGGCCGGGCTGGCTGATTCTGACTATGTTCGAGCGGCTAAGGCTATGGAGTATTTCATTGCCATGGCAGAAAACGAGTATGAAGGACTACCGTTCTATTATCCTTATGTGGTCCGGGCGGTTTGTTTGATTGCACTTGGCCGTCTGCCGGAATCTGCCGAACAGTTGACCCTCTTGCGATCACACCCCGAGCAGGAAGAGACCGTGTTCGGAATGCTGGGATATATCCGCCAGGTCCAGGGGCTTTATGCCGAGGCAGCGTCATTGTATCGTGAAGCCCTAAATCGAGATCCTGATGATCCTGCCGCTGCAACCGGTGTCGTGGTGAACGAACTGTTTGCCGGTGAACGGGGGGGAGATATGCGAAAAGCCTGTCATGTGATCAAGACCGGCCATTATCTTTCCGATGACGATCGAGATCAAGCACAAGAAGCTCTGGCGCTTGGTTTGGCAGGGATTGGGGAGAGCGAACAGGCAGCCGAAATTCTATATAAACGGGCAAGTGATCCCCGGGCATCGTCATCAACATCTATCAATCTGGCCAATGTACTGGTTGACATGGAACGGTATACAGCGGCCAGGAATGTATTGATTGAAGCGTTGCAAAAGTGTCCCGATGATGCCCAGCTGGCCCGCCATGCGATGCGGTTCCTGATGGATACCGGTCAGAATCAAGAAGCGGTTTCGATTGCGCAAAAGGCTACAGAACTGATGCCGGATTGCCTGGATGTCTGGTTCGAACGGTTGGTTGTGCAACGGCGGGCTGACCTTGCCGAAGCGTTTTCCACCGCCGAACATCTTGCAGGCATGCTGCCGAAAGACAAAAACGACTACTACTATACGGGCTATGCAAACTGGGTACTGGGCAGATACGAACGTGCATCCTACGATCTCGAACGATCCGGTGAACTGGAAGGCTTCGAGACATTCGACAAACCCTCTTTTTAG